The proteins below come from a single Candidatus Omnitrophota bacterium genomic window:
- a CDS encoding TIGR04372 family glycosyltransferase, protein MKKIIDRLRRGRAGHIFRQTRDRILYVLCVPLFLICIPAILVVRIVRPWAVIRFGFLFSPRIGHFAANTEIYLCERDAGLWHKGPRTVDLFYFQRSVCNRQLARMWKRLLPVSSLIYYLHQANRWIPGWRHHDISLHKIYDSHALIYKTKPHLRFTAEEESRGYSALRRMGIPGDGAFVCFHSRDTAYLDTVYPTTYWTYHDHRNSDIKTYLPAMERLAAGGYYAVRMGAVVEDPIKTGNGRIIDYASGYRSDFMDIFLPSRCRFFLGSTAGYLEVPRIFRTPIAYVNFLPVGYMHTASPSDLYIFKKLWLRKEKRLMTFREIFGSGAASFLYTSDYEKNGIEVIDNTAGEISDLATEMDARLDKRWTPAPEDDELQARFWKVFRSYQPNGVSLARVGAQFLRDNRGLLDQ, encoded by the coding sequence GGGGAGGGCAGGGCACATATTCCGTCAGACACGTGACAGGATATTGTATGTTTTGTGCGTTCCTCTCTTCCTGATATGCATACCGGCCATCCTGGTCGTGCGCATCGTGCGGCCATGGGCGGTCATACGCTTCGGATTTTTGTTCAGTCCCCGCATAGGCCACTTTGCCGCCAATACAGAGATATATCTCTGCGAAAGGGACGCCGGCCTCTGGCATAAAGGGCCTCGTACCGTCGATCTCTTTTATTTCCAGAGATCTGTATGTAACCGTCAGCTTGCGCGGATGTGGAAGCGGCTATTGCCGGTCTCGTCCCTTATCTATTACCTGCATCAGGCGAACAGGTGGATACCCGGATGGAGGCATCACGATATCTCCCTCCACAAGATCTACGACAGTCATGCCCTCATCTATAAGACGAAACCGCATCTGCGGTTCACGGCGGAAGAGGAATCGAGAGGATATTCAGCGCTTCGCAGGATGGGTATACCCGGGGACGGCGCCTTCGTCTGTTTCCATTCCAGGGATACGGCTTATCTCGATACCGTCTATCCGACCACTTACTGGACATACCACGACCACAGGAATTCGGATATAAAGACATATCTTCCGGCCATGGAGCGCCTGGCGGCCGGGGGGTATTATGCCGTAAGGATGGGCGCCGTTGTGGAGGATCCCATAAAGACCGGGAACGGGCGCATAATAGATTATGCCTCCGGATATCGCAGCGATTTTATGGATATATTTCTTCCGTCGCGATGCAGGTTCTTCCTGGGCTCCACCGCCGGTTATCTTGAGGTCCCCAGGATATTCAGGACCCCCATAGCGTATGTCAACTTTCTGCCCGTAGGCTATATGCATACAGCCAGCCCGTCAGATCTTTATATATTCAAAAAATTATGGCTGCGTAAAGAGAAGCGTCTTATGACATTCAGGGAGATATTCGGATCCGGCGCCGCATCCTTTTTGTATACAAGCGACTATGAAAAGAACGGCATAGAGGTGATCGACAACACAGCCGGCGAGATATCGGATCTTGCGACGGAGATGGATGCCAGGCTCGATAAGAGATGGACCCCCGCCCCGGAGGATGACGAACTGCAGGCGCGTTTCTGGAAGGTCTTCAGGTCGTACCAGCCGAACGGGGTCTCTCTGGCAAGGGTAGGTGCGCAATTTCTAAGGGATAACAGGGGTCTGTTAGACCAATAA